The proteins below are encoded in one region of Rhizobacter sp.:
- a CDS encoding zinc-dependent metalloprotease produces MNVSPAGLAVRPLGLVLAISLMLQACATPAPTTNGTGKPTPPEKANTRAVPAPVAGAAPVAQAAAAAASGAASGVAGAPAARPEPGAPKPFDEVIKGATQQSGFVPIWRKDDKIWLEIPAERLDQPFLLSVNVAGSVGERGLYASQMGPSWLATFRKIGTSQMQLIALNTAFVSSTTALKPAVEQGFSHSLLGSAAIASAPHPQRKSVLIDAGFLLTDIPGYSTRIEAAFRLPYSLDRGNSFFEKTRVSDEMTTVNARVHFATPRIPAPPAVPSPTPGPTPPSTVPDARSMFVAFVYSFTKLPQDPMPARKTDPRLGHFFTGVTDLGTDLKANPRVHHLSRWRLEKRDPNAALSEPKQPIVYWLDKNIPPQYRKAVEAGVLEWNKAFEKIGFKDAIVVRHQPDDAEWDNMDARHASIRWFVGADVGFAVGPHHADPRTGEIIDADIGMSDVFGRSARRFVVEDVGTSAAPVHQHDAYCNYARESAAEMNFALDVLEARGDIAPDSPEAEAFVQAVIKDTVMHEVGHTLGLKHNFKGSTVVPREKLQDKDFTEKNGISGSVMDYNAYNVALRGEKQGALNNTTLGPYDYWAIEYAYKPIAPADEAAELARIASRSTDPLLAYADDADAGGLPGNDGIDPLVNRFDLGDDPLAYYVRRLQLSRELWERVQERGAQPGDEALRQRRILLSGFRQLSRASELVGKYVGGMYTVRDLPGTTRRAAYVPVEPAKQREALKFLADGVFNADSFRFKPEFVASLSPDYNEWDRGGPVNIPAAVLQVQTVAMDRLLNPGTASRLLDLPSYVPNANKRNIISLAEVYDTLQGAVWSELKTGREIDRLRRNLQREHLKRVQNLLVRGSASLPPDALSLLRMQAVELQAQLKRASGNGRLSVESRAHLQDSLSQLTEALRASMIRS; encoded by the coding sequence GTGAACGTTTCTCCCGCTGGTCTTGCCGTTCGCCCGCTCGGGCTCGTTCTCGCGATTTCATTGATGCTGCAGGCCTGCGCCACGCCTGCCCCCACGACCAACGGCACCGGCAAGCCCACGCCGCCGGAGAAGGCCAACACCCGTGCCGTGCCGGCGCCCGTGGCCGGCGCGGCACCCGTGGCCCAAGCCGCCGCGGCGGCCGCCTCGGGGGCCGCCTCCGGCGTGGCCGGCGCACCGGCCGCACGGCCCGAGCCCGGCGCGCCCAAGCCCTTCGACGAGGTGATCAAGGGCGCCACGCAACAGTCGGGCTTCGTGCCCATCTGGCGCAAGGACGACAAGATCTGGCTCGAGATTCCCGCCGAGCGGCTCGACCAGCCCTTCCTGCTCTCGGTGAACGTGGCCGGCTCGGTCGGCGAGCGTGGCTTGTATGCGAGCCAGATGGGCCCGTCATGGCTGGCCACCTTCCGCAAGATCGGCACCAGCCAGATGCAGCTGATCGCGCTCAACACCGCCTTCGTCAGCAGCACCACCGCCCTGAAGCCGGCGGTGGAGCAGGGCTTCTCGCACAGCCTGCTCGGCTCGGCGGCCATCGCGAGCGCCCCGCACCCGCAGCGCAAGTCGGTGCTGATCGACGCCGGCTTCCTGCTCACCGACATCCCCGGTTACTCGACGCGCATCGAGGCGGCGTTCCGCCTGCCGTATTCGCTCGACCGCGGCAATTCCTTCTTCGAGAAGACGCGCGTGAGCGACGAGATGACGACGGTCAACGCCCGCGTGCATTTCGCCACCCCGCGCATTCCGGCGCCGCCCGCGGTGCCCAGCCCCACGCCTGGGCCCACCCCGCCGTCGACCGTGCCCGACGCGCGCAGCATGTTCGTGGCCTTCGTCTACAGCTTCACCAAGCTGCCGCAAGACCCGATGCCGGCCCGCAAGACCGACCCGCGCCTGGGCCATTTCTTCACTGGCGTCACCGACCTCGGCACCGACCTGAAGGCCAACCCGCGGGTGCACCACCTGAGCCGCTGGCGCCTCGAAAAGCGCGACCCGAATGCCGCGCTGTCGGAGCCCAAGCAGCCCATCGTCTACTGGCTCGACAAGAACATCCCGCCCCAGTACCGCAAGGCCGTCGAAGCCGGCGTGCTCGAGTGGAACAAGGCCTTCGAGAAGATCGGCTTCAAGGACGCCATCGTCGTGCGCCACCAGCCCGACGATGCGGAGTGGGACAACATGGACGCGCGGCATGCGTCCATCCGCTGGTTCGTTGGTGCCGACGTGGGCTTTGCCGTCGGGCCGCACCACGCCGACCCGCGCACCGGCGAGATCATCGACGCCGACATCGGCATGAGCGACGTGTTCGGCCGCAGCGCGCGGCGCTTCGTCGTCGAAGACGTGGGCACGAGCGCCGCGCCGGTTCACCAGCACGACGCCTATTGCAACTACGCCCGCGAGAGCGCGGCCGAGATGAATTTCGCGCTCGACGTGCTCGAAGCGCGCGGCGACATCGCACCCGACAGCCCCGAGGCCGAAGCCTTCGTGCAGGCCGTCATCAAGGACACCGTGATGCACGAGGTGGGCCACACGCTCGGCCTCAAGCACAACTTCAAGGGCTCGACGGTCGTGCCGCGCGAGAAGCTGCAAGACAAGGACTTCACCGAGAAGAACGGCATCTCGGGCTCGGTGATGGACTACAACGCCTACAACGTGGCGCTGCGCGGCGAGAAGCAGGGTGCGCTCAACAACACCACGCTCGGGCCCTACGACTACTGGGCGATCGAATACGCCTACAAGCCGATCGCACCGGCCGACGAAGCGGCCGAGCTGGCCCGCATCGCCTCGCGCAGCACCGACCCGCTGCTCGCCTATGCCGACGACGCCGATGCCGGCGGCCTGCCGGGCAACGATGGCATCGACCCGCTGGTCAACCGCTTCGACCTCGGCGACGACCCGCTCGCATACTACGTGCGGCGGCTGCAGCTCTCGCGCGAGTTGTGGGAGCGTGTGCAGGAGCGCGGCGCGCAGCCGGGCGACGAAGCCTTGCGCCAGCGGCGCATCCTTCTGAGCGGCTTCCGCCAGCTGAGCCGGGCGAGCGAACTCGTCGGCAAGTACGTGGGTGGCATGTACACCGTGCGCGACCTGCCGGGCACCACGCGGCGTGCGGCCTACGTGCCGGTGGAGCCGGCCAAGCAGCGCGAGGCGCTCAAGTTCCTGGCCGACGGGGTGTTCAACGCCGACAGCTTCCGCTTCAAGCCCGAGTTCGTGGCGAGCCTCTCGCCCGACTACAACGAGTGGGACCGCGGCGGTCCGGTGAACATCCCCGCGGCGGTGCTGCAGGTGCAGACGGTCGCGATGGACCGCCTGCTCAACCCGGGCACGGCCTCGCGCCTGCTCGACCTGCCGTCCTACGTGCCGAATGCCAACAAGCGCAACATCATTTCGCTCGCCGAGGTGTACGACACCTTGCAAGGCGCGGTGTGGAGCGAGCTCAAGACCGGTCGCGAGATCGACCGCCTGCGCCGCAATCTGCAGCGCGAGCACCTGAAGCGTGTGCAGAACCTGCTGGTGCGCGGCTCGGCCTCGCTGCCGCCCGATGCGCTGAGCCTCTTGCGCATGCAGGCGGTGGAGCTGCAGGCGCAGCTCAAGCGCGCGTCGGGCAACGGCAGGCTGTCAGTCGAGAGCCGGGCTCACCTGCAGGATTCGTTGTCGCAACTCACCGAAGCGCTGCGTGCCTCGATGATCCGGAGTTGA
- the mpl gene encoding UDP-N-acetylmuramate:L-alanyl-gamma-D-glutamyl-meso-diaminopimelate ligase — protein MHIHILGICGTFMGGLAALAREAGHTVTGCDAGVYPPMSDQLRALGIELIEGYGADQLKLNPDLYVIGNVVSRGNPLVEAILDAGARYTSGPQWLSDNVLQGRHVLAVAGTHGKTTTTSMLAWMLEKAGLEPGFLVGGVPQNFGVSARLGTGKTFVIEADEYDTAFFDKRSKFVHYRPRTAILNNLEYDHADIFPDVAAIETQFHHLVRTVPPSGRLVVNAREESLQRVLERGCWSEVVRFGTRKETPGALRARGEPHAFDVLRGSLKIARVDWQLLGEHNQLNALAAIAAAEHVGVSPEVAGAALASFENVRRRLELRGEAGGVKVYDDFAHHPTAIRTTINGLRRKVGVDRILAVFEPRSNTMKLGAMKAQLPWALEEADLSFCHQANLGWDAREALAPMGDKAIVADTIDALVTAVRRAAKPGDHVLCMSNGGFGGIHQKLLTALAS, from the coding sequence ATGCACATTCACATCCTCGGCATCTGCGGCACCTTCATGGGCGGACTCGCCGCCCTCGCGCGCGAAGCCGGCCACACCGTCACCGGCTGCGATGCCGGCGTGTACCCCCCGATGAGCGACCAGCTGCGCGCGCTCGGCATCGAACTCATCGAAGGCTACGGCGCCGACCAGCTCAAGCTCAACCCCGACCTCTACGTGATCGGCAATGTGGTCTCGCGCGGCAACCCGCTCGTCGAAGCCATCCTCGATGCCGGCGCGCGCTACACGAGCGGCCCGCAATGGCTGTCGGACAACGTGCTGCAGGGCCGCCACGTGCTGGCCGTGGCCGGCACGCACGGCAAGACCACCACCACCTCGATGCTCGCGTGGATGCTGGAGAAGGCCGGCCTCGAACCCGGTTTCCTCGTCGGTGGCGTGCCGCAGAACTTCGGCGTCTCAGCGCGACTCGGCACAGGCAAGACCTTCGTCATCGAAGCCGACGAATACGACACCGCCTTCTTCGACAAGCGCAGCAAGTTCGTGCACTACCGGCCGCGCACCGCCATCCTCAACAACCTCGAGTACGACCACGCCGACATCTTCCCCGACGTGGCCGCCATCGAGACCCAGTTCCACCACCTCGTGCGCACCGTGCCGCCCTCGGGCCGGCTCGTCGTCAACGCGCGCGAAGAGTCGCTGCAGCGTGTGCTGGAGCGGGGATGCTGGAGCGAGGTAGTGCGCTTCGGCACTCGCAAGGAAACGCCGGGCGCGCTGCGTGCTCGCGGTGAGCCGCACGCCTTCGACGTGCTGCGCGGCAGCCTGAAGATCGCGCGTGTCGACTGGCAGCTGCTCGGCGAGCACAACCAGCTCAACGCGCTGGCCGCCATCGCCGCCGCCGAACACGTGGGCGTGTCACCCGAAGTGGCGGGCGCTGCGCTCGCCAGCTTCGAGAACGTGCGCCGCCGCCTCGAGCTTCGCGGGGAAGCTGGCGGCGTGAAGGTCTACGACGACTTCGCCCACCACCCGACAGCCATCCGCACCACCATCAATGGCCTGCGCCGCAAGGTGGGCGTGGACCGCATCCTCGCCGTCTTCGAGCCGCGCTCGAACACCATGAAACTCGGTGCGATGAAGGCGCAGCTGCCTTGGGCGCTGGAAGAGGCCGACCTCTCCTTCTGCCACCAGGCCAACCTCGGCTGGGACGCACGCGAAGCCCTCGCGCCGATGGGCGACAAGGCCATCGTGGCCGACACCATCGACGCGCTCGTCACCGCCGTGCGGCGTGCCGCGAAGCCCGGCGACCACGTGCTGTGCATGAGCAACGGCGGCTTCGGCGGCATCCACCAGAAACTGCTGACCGCGCTCGCGTCCTGA
- the hemL gene encoding glutamate-1-semialdehyde 2,1-aminomutase, whose translation MSTNAQLFERAQRVIPGGVNSPVRAFRAVGGTPRFISRAQGAYIFDAEGKRYIDYIGSWGPMILGHSHPEVLEAVQKAALEGFSFGAPTEREIELAEEILKLVPSMEQVRLVSSGTEAAMSAIRLARGATGRHKLIKFEGCYHGHADALLVKAGSGLATFGNPTSAGVPPEVVQHTLVLEYNNVAELEQAFDLHGADLACVMIEPIAGNMNFVRASVPFMTRLRELCTKHGTLLVFDEVMTGFRVALGSAQSLYAKAIPGFAPDMSVFGKVIGGGMPLAAFGGKRAVMEKLAPLGPVYQAGTLSGNPVATACGLATLKQIQKPGFFDALSASTRTLVNGLNAAAKAAGVPFVVDSEGGMFGFFFGATLPQNYPAVMATDKERFNRFFHAMLDRGVYLAPALYEAGFVSSAHSAADIAATVEAAREALKA comes from the coding sequence ATGTCCACTAACGCGCAGCTCTTCGAACGCGCCCAGCGCGTCATCCCGGGCGGCGTCAATTCGCCGGTGCGCGCCTTCCGCGCCGTGGGCGGCACGCCGCGCTTCATCAGCCGTGCCCAGGGCGCCTACATCTTCGACGCCGAAGGCAAGCGCTACATCGACTACATCGGCTCCTGGGGCCCGATGATCCTCGGCCACAGCCACCCCGAGGTGCTCGAGGCCGTGCAGAAGGCGGCGCTCGAAGGTTTCTCCTTCGGCGCGCCGACCGAGCGCGAAATCGAGCTGGCCGAAGAGATCCTGAAGCTCGTGCCGAGCATGGAGCAGGTGCGGCTCGTGAGCTCCGGCACCGAAGCGGCGATGAGCGCCATCCGCCTCGCCCGCGGCGCCACCGGCCGGCACAAGCTGATCAAGTTCGAAGGCTGCTACCACGGGCATGCCGACGCGCTGCTGGTCAAGGCCGGCTCGGGCTTGGCCACCTTCGGCAACCCGACGAGTGCCGGCGTGCCGCCCGAGGTGGTGCAGCACACGCTGGTGCTCGAATACAACAACGTCGCCGAACTCGAACAAGCCTTCGATTTGCATGGCGCCGACCTCGCCTGCGTGATGATCGAGCCGATCGCCGGCAACATGAACTTCGTGCGCGCGAGCGTGCCCTTCATGACCCGCCTGCGCGAGCTGTGCACGAAGCATGGCACGCTGCTGGTGTTCGACGAGGTGATGACCGGCTTCCGCGTGGCCCTCGGCAGCGCCCAGAGCCTCTACGCGAAGGCCATCCCCGGCTTCGCGCCCGACATGAGCGTCTTCGGCAAGGTCATCGGTGGCGGCATGCCGCTCGCGGCCTTCGGCGGCAAGCGCGCGGTGATGGAAAAGCTCGCGCCTCTGGGCCCGGTCTACCAGGCCGGCACGCTCTCGGGCAACCCGGTCGCGACCGCCTGCGGCCTCGCCACGCTCAAACAGATCCAGAAGCCTGGCTTCTTCGACGCACTCTCGGCCAGCACGCGCACGCTGGTCAATGGCTTGAACGCCGCCGCGAAAGCAGCTGGCGTGCCCTTCGTCGTCGACAGCGAAGGCGGTATGTTCGGCTTCTTCTTCGGCGCCACCCTGCCGCAGAACTACCCGGCCGTGATGGCGACCGACAAGGAGCGCTTCAACCGCTTCTTCCACGCCATGCTCGACCGTGGTGTGTACCTGGCGCCCGCGCTCTACGAAGCCGGCTTCGTGAGTTCGGCGCACAGCGCCGCCGACATCGCGGCCACCGTCGAGGCGGCCCGCGAAGCCCTCAAGGCCTGA
- a CDS encoding bifunctional hydroxymethylpyrimidine kinase/phosphomethylpyrimidine kinase, which translates to MSFNASDPSGAGGLAGDVVTIAAMGAHALPVVTAVVLRDTAEVFDHTALDPDVLVEQARSILEDVTIAAWKVGFLGTAESVSAVAEVLSDYPEVPLVAYMPNLSWVDEDAQVAYLDAFRELVLPQTEVLVGSHQTLTDFLLPEWSGDRPASPRELAVAASQHGARFVLVTSVPLPDQFLDNVLASPQGAITGEKFERFEVSFVGAGDTLSAALAALLASGSELHAAVGESLAFLDQALDAGFRPGMGNVIPDRFFWALPPAEEGADGAAPEGDEGDQAPKDPRHVH; encoded by the coding sequence ATGAGCTTCAACGCCAGCGACCCCAGCGGGGCCGGAGGCTTGGCGGGTGACGTCGTCACCATCGCCGCCATGGGCGCCCATGCACTGCCGGTGGTGACCGCAGTCGTTTTGCGGGATACAGCCGAAGTGTTCGATCACACAGCACTCGACCCCGACGTCCTGGTCGAGCAGGCGCGCAGCATCCTGGAAGACGTGACCATCGCCGCCTGGAAGGTGGGCTTCCTCGGCACGGCCGAAAGCGTGAGCGCGGTGGCCGAAGTGCTGTCCGACTACCCCGAGGTGCCCCTCGTCGCCTACATGCCCAACCTGTCGTGGGTGGACGAAGACGCGCAGGTCGCCTACCTCGACGCCTTTCGCGAGCTGGTGCTGCCGCAGACCGAAGTGCTGGTGGGCAGCCACCAGACGCTGACCGACTTCCTCCTGCCCGAGTGGAGCGGCGACCGCCCGGCCTCGCCGCGCGAGCTGGCCGTGGCCGCGTCGCAGCATGGCGCCCGCTTCGTGCTGGTGACGAGCGTGCCGCTGCCCGACCAGTTCCTCGACAACGTGCTCGCCTCGCCCCAGGGCGCGATCACCGGCGAGAAGTTCGAGCGCTTCGAAGTGAGCTTCGTCGGCGCGGGGGACACCCTCTCCGCCGCCCTCGCCGCCCTGCTGGCCTCTGGCAGCGAGTTGCACGCCGCGGTCGGTGAATCGCTCGCCTTCCTCGACCAGGCGCTCGACGCCGGCTTCCGCCCCGGCATGGGCAACGTGATCCCCGACCGCTTCTTCTGGGCGCTGCCGCCCGCCGAAGAAGGCGCCGACGGCGCAGCCCCCGAGGGCGACGAAGGTGACCAGGCCCCGAAGGACCCGCGCCATGTCCACTAA
- a CDS encoding rubredoxin: MCLICGWIYDEAAGDPDHGIAPGTPWESVPMNWTCPECGARKEDFEMVQI, translated from the coding sequence ATGTGTCTGATTTGCGGTTGGATCTACGACGAAGCGGCTGGAGATCCTGATCACGGGATTGCCCCAGGAACCCCCTGGGAGTCAGTGCCCATGAACTGGACGTGTCCGGAGTGTGGCGCCCGCAAGGAAGATTTCGAGATGGTCCAGATCTGA
- a CDS encoding response regulator, which yields MKVLVIDDSNTIRRSAEIFLKQGGYQVLLAEDGFDALSKVNDHAPDLVFCDILMPRLDGYQTCAIIKRNPKFSAVPVIMLSSKDGLFDKARGRMVGSEAYLTKPFTKDQLLQAVEQHRRSE from the coding sequence ATGAAGGTGCTGGTCATCGACGACAGCAACACCATCCGCCGCAGCGCAGAGATTTTCCTGAAGCAGGGTGGCTATCAGGTCCTGCTGGCTGAGGATGGTTTCGATGCCCTGTCCAAGGTGAACGACCACGCGCCCGATCTCGTCTTCTGCGACATCCTGATGCCGCGGCTCGATGGCTACCAGACCTGCGCCATCATCAAGCGCAACCCCAAGTTTTCAGCGGTGCCGGTGATCATGCTGTCGTCCAAGGACGGCCTGTTCGACAAGGCCCGCGGCCGCATGGTGGGCTCCGAGGCCTACCTGACCAAACCCTTCACGAAAGACCAGCTGCTGCAGGCGGTAGAGCAGCACCGCAGGTCCGAATGA
- a CDS encoding response regulator: MAIKKILLVDDSKTELHFLSELLTKRGYSVRTAEDGEDAMRRLGEDKPDLILMDVVMPGQNGFQLTRAITRDPRFTDVPVIMCTSKNQETDKVWGMRQGARDYIVKPVDADELVAKIKAFD, translated from the coding sequence ATGGCGATCAAGAAAATTCTGTTGGTGGACGACTCGAAGACCGAGTTGCATTTCCTCTCCGAGCTGCTGACGAAGCGCGGCTACTCGGTGCGCACCGCTGAAGACGGCGAAGACGCGATGCGCCGCCTCGGCGAAGACAAGCCCGACCTCATCCTGATGGACGTGGTGATGCCCGGCCAGAACGGCTTCCAGCTCACCCGCGCCATCACACGCGACCCGCGCTTCACCGACGTGCCGGTGATCATGTGCACGAGCAAGAACCAGGAGACCGACAAGGTCTGGGGCATGCGCCAGGGTGCACGCGACTACATCGTGAAGCCCGTCGACGCCGACGAGCTGGTGGCCAAGATCAAGGCGTTCGACTGA
- a CDS encoding chemotaxis protein CheW codes for MANKEALRELQSRLAERLKAAQSQERGRSWLAVECAGHGFLFPLQEAGEIFPFAPAVPVPYTSRWFLGVANLRGKLHGVVDLAGFLGIRGNEAARDQSWFVAFNNDLNINSALMVDRLSGLRSMEQLKPEADDGQAKPAFVGKPYRDENNRLWRELNLAALANESAFLRIAG; via the coding sequence ATGGCCAATAAGGAAGCACTACGCGAACTGCAAAGCCGCCTCGCCGAAAGGTTGAAGGCGGCTCAGTCGCAAGAGCGCGGGAGATCCTGGCTGGCCGTGGAGTGTGCGGGCCACGGGTTCCTGTTCCCGCTGCAGGAGGCGGGCGAAATCTTCCCGTTCGCGCCGGCGGTGCCCGTGCCCTACACCAGCCGCTGGTTCCTCGGTGTGGCCAACCTGCGCGGCAAGCTGCACGGCGTGGTCGACCTGGCAGGCTTCCTGGGCATCCGCGGCAACGAGGCCGCGCGCGACCAGTCCTGGTTTGTCGCCTTCAACAACGACCTGAACATCAACTCCGCGCTGATGGTGGACCGGCTCTCCGGCCTGCGCAGCATGGAGCAGCTCAAGCCCGAGGCCGACGACGGCCAGGCCAAGCCGGCGTTCGTGGGCAAACCGTACCGAGACGAGAACAACCGCCTGTGGCGCGAGCTGAACCTCGCGGCGCTGGCGAACGAGTCGGCATTTTTGAGAATCGCGGGCTGA
- a CDS encoding type IV pili methyl-accepting chemotaxis transducer N-terminal domain-containing protein yields the protein MSFLDKIKSFGKGRDSNALDDNPVIPLDDVMTLDRSSMDGASTATATEAPTRTAHMDSSIITEAAPSEIADFSETRLPAGMGEEANATGLPIIGKQPVATQQRVLLGLVAVGLLGLVGMTLYSFNSAAKGSAQVAASGQALMQSQRLAKSVSQALIGSAAAFPEVKESTEVLAKSVRGLAKGEGGLDAAPSSVQEALAPMVPLVDRAEKNANTVMGQQKILTQVGKALRTINRQSSDLLEIAETVSSLKLQQEASPAELSAVGQLVMLTQRIGKSANEFLTMEGVSPEAVFLLGKDLNSFREIADGLLNGNQELRLPGTKDPQTKERLQALLKQYEETRAEAGSILGNLQGLVSAREAQASIIQDSEPLRKGLETVQDRLGVVTGFSAIAVVVIGLFAAMIAIGGYGLVRLYVNDQAQRAQVAKAQQMEAERQEQEAKRVNDANQAAILRLMNELQTVAEGDLTQQATVTEDITGAIADSVNYTVEELRTLVSQVQGTVGRVTETTQQVEATSTELLAASDEQLREIRETGESVLQMANRINEVSAQAQQTAQVARQSLQAAETGLTAVQNTIGGMNSIRDQIQETSKRIKRLGESSQEIGEITELISDITEQTNVLALNAAIQAASAGEAGRGFSVVAEEVQRLAERSGDATRQIAALVKTIQTDTQDAVGAMERSTQGVVEGTRLSDAAGNALGDIDRVSRQLAELIQQISSQASREAESANVVAANIQHIFAVTEQTGEGTRSTAQMVRELSRTAEELKQSVARFKIS from the coding sequence ATGAGCTTCCTGGACAAGATCAAAAGCTTTGGCAAGGGCCGCGATTCCAACGCGTTGGATGACAACCCGGTCATTCCTCTCGATGACGTCATGACACTGGATCGGTCGTCGATGGACGGTGCCAGCACGGCCACCGCCACCGAGGCGCCCACCCGCACGGCCCACATGGACTCGTCCATCATCACCGAAGCGGCCCCGTCCGAGATCGCCGACTTCTCCGAGACCCGCCTGCCCGCCGGCATGGGCGAGGAGGCCAACGCCACGGGCCTGCCGATCATCGGCAAGCAGCCCGTCGCGACGCAGCAGCGTGTGCTGCTGGGCCTGGTGGCGGTCGGTCTGCTGGGCCTGGTCGGCATGACGCTGTACTCGTTCAACTCCGCGGCCAAGGGCTCAGCGCAGGTGGCCGCGTCTGGCCAGGCGCTGATGCAGTCGCAGCGTCTTGCGAAGTCGGTGTCGCAGGCACTGATCGGCTCGGCGGCGGCCTTCCCCGAGGTGAAGGAGTCGACCGAAGTGCTGGCCAAGAGCGTGCGTGGCCTGGCCAAGGGCGAAGGCGGCCTCGATGCCGCGCCGTCGTCGGTGCAGGAAGCGCTCGCGCCGATGGTGCCGCTGGTCGACCGCGCCGAAAAGAACGCCAACACCGTGATGGGTCAGCAGAAGATCCTGACGCAGGTGGGCAAGGCGCTTCGCACCATCAACCGCCAGTCGTCCGACCTGCTGGAAATCGCCGAAACGGTGTCGTCGCTCAAGCTGCAGCAGGAAGCCTCGCCGGCCGAGCTGTCGGCCGTCGGCCAGCTCGTGATGTTGACGCAGCGCATCGGCAAGTCGGCCAACGAATTCCTGACCATGGAAGGCGTGTCGCCGGAAGCCGTGTTCCTGCTGGGCAAGGACTTGAACTCCTTCCGTGAAATCGCCGACGGCCTGCTCAACGGCAACCAGGAGCTGCGCCTGCCGGGCACGAAAGACCCGCAGACCAAGGAGCGCCTGCAGGCCCTGCTGAAGCAATACGAAGAGACCCGTGCGGAAGCCGGCTCGATTCTGGGCAACCTGCAGGGTCTGGTCTCGGCGCGTGAAGCGCAGGCCTCGATCATTCAAGACAGCGAACCGCTGCGTAAGGGCCTGGAAACCGTGCAGGACCGCCTCGGCGTCGTGACCGGCTTCAGCGCCATCGCCGTGGTGGTGATCGGCCTCTTCGCCGCAATGATTGCCATCGGCGGTTACGGCTTGGTGCGCTTGTACGTGAACGATCAGGCGCAACGAGCCCAGGTCGCGAAGGCGCAGCAGATGGAAGCCGAACGCCAGGAGCAGGAAGCCAAGCGCGTGAACGACGCCAACCAGGCCGCCATTCTGCGATTGATGAACGAACTGCAGACGGTTGCTGAAGGTGACTTGACCCAGCAAGCCACCGTGACCGAGGACATCACCGGCGCTATCGCGGACTCGGTGAACTACACGGTGGAAGAACTTCGAACCCTGGTGTCGCAGGTGCAGGGCACGGTGGGCCGGGTGACCGAAACGACGCAGCAGGTGGAAGCCACGTCGACCGAACTGCTGGCCGCTTCCGACGAACAGCTGCGCGAGATTCGCGAAACCGGCGAGTCGGTGCTCCAGATGGCAAACCGAATCAACGAAGTGTCGGCACAAGCCCAGCAGACCGCCCAGGTGGCGCGCCAGTCGCTGCAAGCTGCCGAAACCGGTCTGACCGCGGTGCAAAACACGATCGGCGGTATGAACTCCATCCGCGACCAGATCCAGGAAACCTCCAAGCGGATCAAGCGACTCGGCGAGTCGTCGCAGGAGATCGGTGAAATCACCGAACTGATTTCCGACATTACGGAACAGACGAACGTGCTGGCACTGAACGCCGCCATTCAGGCAGCGTCCGCCGGTGAAGCCGGCCGAGGCTTCTCGGTGGTGGCGGAAGAAGTGCAGCGACTCGCAGAACGCTCCGGCGACGCAACCCGCCAGATCGCGGCCCTGGTGAAGACCATTCAGACCGACACCCAAGACGCGGTGGGCGCCATGGAACGTTCCACGCAGGGTGTGGTGGAAGGTACCCGACTGTCCGACGCGGCCGGTAACGCACTGGGCGACATCGACCGCGTGTCACGCCAGCTCGCCGAGCTGATTCAGCAGATTTCCTCACAGGCGTCTCGGGAAGCCGAATCTGCGAACGTGGTGGCTGCCAACATCCAGCACATCTTCGCGGTGACGGAGCAGACCGGTGAAGGTACCCGCTCCACCGCCCAGATGGTGCGTGAGTTGTCCCGTACTGCTGAAGAACTGAAGCAGTCGGTGGCACGGTTCAAGATCAGCTGA